Proteins encoded by one window of uncultured Celeribacter sp.:
- a CDS encoding nuclear transport factor 2 family protein produces the protein MTIELPDVIASYFSADKKGNAQAIAEVFMQDATVIDEGNTYTGRDAIRQWMANASTLYTYTVEPFEIAEDGQRTIVTSHLVGTFPGSPVDLRYLFVLRGDRIAELEIVP, from the coding sequence ATGACCATCGAACTTCCAGACGTGATCGCCTCCTATTTCTCGGCCGACAAGAAGGGCAACGCGCAGGCCATCGCCGAGGTCTTCATGCAGGACGCCACGGTTATCGACGAAGGCAATACCTACACGGGTCGCGACGCGATCCGGCAGTGGATGGCCAATGCCTCCACGCTATACACCTACACGGTAGAGCCGTTCGAAATCGCGGAAGACGGCCAGCGCACGATCGTCACCAGCCACCTTGTCGGCACCTTCCCCGGAAGCCCGGTCGACCTGCGCTATTTATTTGTCCTTCGCGGGGACAGGATCGCCGAACTGGAGATCGTGCCATGA
- a CDS encoding SDR family oxidoreductase, protein MSPFLTLKGKRALVTSGTRGAGGATMALFKELGADVLTTARTRPPEMPEDRFVAADLTGAEGCARVAEAVRERLGGVDIIVHMLGGSSAPAGGYRSLGDDEWRRELDLNLMPAVRLDRALVPEMEARGSGVVIHVTSIQRELPLPEATTAYAAAKAALSTYSKSLSKQVSPKGVRVVRVSPGWIETESSVALAKRLAAEHGVDVEAGKRMIMDSLGGVPIGRPSTPDEIANLVAFLASDRAGTITGTEYVIDGGTVPTA, encoded by the coding sequence ATGAGCCCCTTTCTGACCCTCAAGGGAAAGCGGGCGCTCGTCACCTCCGGCACGCGCGGTGCCGGAGGAGCGACCATGGCCCTGTTCAAGGAGCTTGGCGCCGACGTTCTGACGACGGCGCGGACAAGGCCGCCGGAGATGCCGGAAGACCGGTTCGTGGCCGCGGATCTGACCGGGGCCGAGGGTTGCGCCAGGGTGGCCGAGGCCGTGCGCGAGAGGCTGGGTGGTGTCGACATCATCGTCCACATGCTCGGCGGCTCCTCGGCGCCCGCGGGCGGCTACAGGTCGCTTGGCGACGACGAATGGCGGCGCGAGCTCGATCTGAACCTGATGCCGGCGGTCCGCCTCGACCGTGCGCTTGTTCCAGAGATGGAGGCGCGGGGCAGTGGCGTGGTGATCCACGTCACGTCCATCCAACGCGAGCTACCGCTGCCCGAGGCGACGACCGCCTATGCCGCCGCCAAGGCGGCGCTGTCCACCTACAGCAAGAGCCTGTCGAAACAGGTCTCGCCAAAGGGTGTGCGGGTTGTCCGTGTCTCTCCGGGCTGGATCGAAACGGAGTCCTCCGTCGCGCTGGCGAAACGCCTAGCGGCGGAGCACGGGGTCGACGTCGAAGCGGGCAAGCGCATGATCATGGATTCGCTTGGTGGGGTGCCGATTGGGCGTCCGTCCACACCGGACGAGATCGCGAACCTGGTCGCCTTCCTTGCCTCTGATCGCGCGGGAACCATAACGGGGACAGAATACGTGATTGATGGCGGCACCGTGCCGACGGCGTGA
- a CDS encoding LysR family transcriptional regulator, with amino-acid sequence MQQMNLNSLRVFACVARHCNLQRAADELNLTRGAVSQRIKQLEIDLGVILLERQARGVTLTPEGARCREAVDKALATLETMLTALGQEGEQITLHLGSSTAAKWLMPRMGDFATRFPRISLRTEVHTQQLSRDLARNEIAIWPGKPSDPKPFCNARPLTDIRLVAVCSPDFPRPDWPMGLDTLLTLPLLQDSHRRWEKLIEVSGHRARYKLMNFDRSALALDAAIEGYGVAMAPTYMVESDVSRKRLVEVWFSPEPSTKHLFVSWSQEHVRQPDVHRVVDWIASEFGQERTLENG; translated from the coding sequence ATGCAGCAAATGAACCTCAACTCCCTTCGGGTGTTCGCTTGCGTGGCGCGGCACTGCAACCTTCAGCGCGCAGCGGATGAGCTGAACCTGACGCGCGGCGCGGTTTCCCAGAGGATCAAACAGCTCGAAATCGACCTCGGGGTGATCCTTCTGGAACGCCAGGCTCGCGGAGTAACGCTTACCCCCGAAGGTGCGCGCTGTCGGGAGGCTGTCGACAAAGCCTTGGCCACGCTCGAAACAATGCTCACCGCGCTCGGTCAGGAAGGAGAGCAAATCACGCTCCACCTTGGGTCCTCCACGGCGGCAAAATGGCTGATGCCGCGCATGGGAGATTTCGCCACCCGGTTTCCTCGTATCTCGCTCAGGACCGAGGTTCACACTCAGCAGTTGTCCCGTGACCTGGCCCGCAACGAGATTGCCATCTGGCCGGGCAAGCCATCCGATCCGAAGCCTTTTTGTAACGCGAGGCCGTTGACCGACATTCGCTTGGTAGCCGTATGCAGCCCGGACTTCCCTAGGCCCGACTGGCCGATGGGATTGGACACCCTGCTGACCCTACCGCTGCTTCAGGATTCACATCGCCGGTGGGAAAAGCTGATCGAGGTGAGCGGGCACCGCGCCCGGTATAAACTGATGAACTTCGATCGCTCTGCTCTGGCGCTGGATGCGGCCATCGAAGGCTATGGCGTTGCTATGGCTCCAACCTACATGGTCGAAAGCGATGTATCGCGGAAACGACTGGTAGAGGTGTGGTTCAGTCCAGAACCTTCGACCAAACACCTATTCGTTTCCTGGTCGCAAGAGCATGTGAGGCAACCGGACGTGCATCGGGTCGTGGATTGGATCGCCTCGGAATTTGGGCAAGAGCGGACGCTGGAAAATGGGTGA
- a CDS encoding TIM-barrel domain-containing protein, with product MTDRTLPASWKPYNTYDYVPIDEWTVGDDIDLFAVSWDGKPHSPRGFDKDWTVFINARARTGAAHAKERDICLVLQVTSCEKNAFRIRFSPAISRFEGFADKVYGPIVKDRLDQIREYEKRHGIRPNLRWNRNGVFVALRSISVEFVRGDDDHLSIQIRRHADGAITDISSGPLLHADPAIGTVANLKRKADGATHYFGLGEILHYNMTSSNDPEFGASEAGGYSTQGRSRLDHSGSAITCYNYDNLWYNQPEVFPLDVPYEETFKANSFVPLYLNAPFYIERSVVQNHQQFLGAFLDNTGQSFFALKNESRDPLAVEAGVQHGEFDCHYMFAEHSADVLDAYTYLMGRGSLDTEDEKTSLNRRAVMPPKYLFGYFQAKYGCLGLIRPKEETDPSRVYVDDIVYGHRDAEIPLEGLGVDIDVQEDKKLFTIKDSFWSGGQVGDGVSVFDWAADFNLLCQTNITPFVRADKIAYDPNDASKAQYATAQGLIEKGYCVQNEGETNIVKFRGPENEADYPGLTYTQIGGVSYPDQNVLVLDYGVNAQTGDRDMIGSVVTDFGNPDAARFWGEQYKSLFENGLAFIWQDMTVPDPMPHVEDGQNFADTSAPRNQFGWSLTGEAPSDDRRRTNTFNWRSYHGQLRLTDPRYGDGRKTPFVELRNFHAYMLARSSYEYGLEAHADLLKSHKRSYIICRSGYPGLQHYSGHWIGDNASTWHHLQVSVAQILNLGLSGIPIAGADVGGFAPGEAPSNPTQTFYGEEGNRNHNPSVYDRLVLGPDDIDIGAVSDPELITRWMQAAALQPWARNHYDAMKKYQEIYHYETAATPDGDTNFGDVMAEFVRFRVRWHHLLYDAMYQNTQTGAPLNKAMCLWDQDDAVFDDENRDILATQFFINNSVLVAPILTHSLAGRAGAYEASTDVYFPRGMDGDEINWLRYDVLADKVDLVAPVTGGLRQTISAKIDSLPLFVREGAIIPERHAATDLDAPFKNIQTLDKFEQPLVLSLYPAISEKCSYTYQLYWDDGGISRAAETEGQFSVIDVHHKASQSARVVTLMPARYNFPLHRYIYLRLRMAEPSAGLISAPSGEVGEAFSSRDALFAYDGEGYFAEQATDSLWIKISTADLAANEALEIRVNT from the coding sequence ATGACCGACAGAACGCTCCCGGCTTCTTGGAAGCCGTACAATACCTATGACTATGTGCCAATTGACGAATGGACAGTTGGGGACGACATCGACCTTTTTGCCGTCAGTTGGGACGGTAAACCGCATTCTCCCCGAGGGTTTGACAAAGACTGGACCGTCTTTATCAATGCCCGCGCACGCACGGGTGCAGCCCATGCCAAAGAGCGAGACATCTGCCTGGTCTTGCAAGTTACATCTTGCGAGAAGAATGCCTTTCGGATCCGCTTTTCGCCTGCTATATCGCGTTTCGAAGGTTTCGCGGACAAGGTCTACGGACCCATCGTCAAGGATCGCCTCGATCAAATCCGCGAATACGAGAAACGGCACGGAATACGGCCGAATCTGCGATGGAATAGGAACGGAGTCTTCGTTGCGCTGCGCTCGATCAGCGTAGAGTTCGTTCGGGGCGACGATGACCATCTGTCGATCCAGATTCGGCGACATGCCGATGGCGCAATCACCGATATTTCCTCGGGCCCGCTCCTGCACGCCGATCCCGCAATTGGTACGGTCGCCAATCTCAAGCGCAAGGCCGACGGCGCGACCCACTATTTCGGACTCGGCGAAATTCTTCACTACAACATGACCAGCAGCAACGACCCCGAATTCGGCGCGTCGGAGGCTGGAGGCTATTCAACACAGGGCCGCTCTCGGCTCGATCATTCCGGCTCCGCCATCACCTGCTATAACTATGACAATCTCTGGTACAACCAGCCCGAGGTTTTCCCTCTCGACGTCCCATATGAGGAAACGTTCAAAGCCAATTCCTTTGTGCCGCTGTACTTGAACGCCCCGTTCTACATCGAGCGGTCGGTCGTCCAGAACCACCAACAGTTTCTCGGCGCGTTTCTTGACAATACCGGCCAGAGTTTCTTTGCGCTGAAGAACGAAAGCCGTGATCCGTTGGCGGTCGAAGCCGGCGTGCAGCATGGTGAATTCGATTGTCACTATATGTTTGCGGAGCATTCCGCGGACGTGCTCGATGCCTACACATACCTGATGGGGCGCGGTAGCCTTGACACGGAGGACGAGAAGACATCACTCAACCGTCGCGCCGTCATGCCGCCGAAATATCTCTTCGGCTATTTTCAGGCGAAGTACGGCTGCCTCGGCCTGATTCGCCCGAAGGAAGAAACCGATCCCAGCCGGGTCTATGTCGACGATATCGTCTATGGCCACCGTGACGCGGAAATCCCGCTCGAAGGACTCGGTGTCGATATCGACGTTCAGGAAGACAAAAAACTTTTCACGATCAAGGATAGCTTCTGGTCAGGCGGACAGGTCGGCGACGGTGTTTCGGTGTTCGACTGGGCTGCCGACTTCAACCTTCTGTGCCAGACGAATATCACACCCTTCGTACGCGCGGACAAGATCGCATACGATCCGAACGACGCAAGCAAAGCGCAGTATGCAACAGCTCAAGGGCTCATCGAGAAGGGGTACTGCGTTCAGAACGAAGGCGAGACCAACATCGTCAAGTTCCGTGGGCCGGAAAACGAAGCCGATTATCCCGGGCTGACCTATACCCAAATCGGCGGCGTGAGCTATCCCGATCAGAACGTTCTTGTTCTGGACTATGGCGTCAACGCTCAGACGGGCGATCGCGACATGATCGGGTCGGTGGTTACCGACTTTGGCAATCCCGATGCCGCACGATTCTGGGGCGAGCAATACAAAAGTCTCTTCGAAAACGGCCTGGCATTCATCTGGCAGGACATGACCGTGCCGGACCCGATGCCCCATGTCGAAGACGGACAGAATTTTGCCGACACCTCTGCACCGAGAAATCAGTTTGGCTGGTCCCTGACCGGAGAGGCGCCGTCCGACGACAGGCGCCGGACCAATACGTTCAACTGGCGCAGCTATCACGGCCAACTTCGCCTAACCGACCCCCGTTATGGTGATGGGCGTAAGACCCCCTTTGTGGAACTCCGCAATTTCCACGCTTACATGCTTGCCCGCTCATCCTATGAATATGGGCTGGAAGCCCATGCCGACCTGCTCAAATCCCACAAGCGGAGCTATATCATTTGCCGAAGCGGTTATCCCGGGCTTCAGCACTACTCCGGCCATTGGATCGGTGACAATGCCTCGACTTGGCATCACCTGCAGGTCTCGGTCGCGCAAATTCTGAACCTGGGTCTTTCAGGCATTCCGATTGCAGGCGCAGATGTCGGAGGCTTCGCACCAGGCGAAGCTCCGAGCAACCCGACCCAGACCTTCTACGGTGAAGAAGGCAATCGAAATCACAACCCCAGCGTCTACGACCGGCTCGTGCTTGGACCGGATGACATCGATATCGGCGCTGTGAGCGATCCAGAGCTCATTACTCGATGGATGCAGGCCGCAGCCCTTCAGCCCTGGGCCCGCAATCATTACGACGCGATGAAGAAATATCAGGAGATCTATCATTACGAGACTGCGGCAACACCCGATGGAGACACGAACTTCGGAGACGTGATGGCCGAATTCGTGCGCTTTCGGGTGCGCTGGCATCATCTTCTCTACGATGCGATGTATCAAAACACGCAAACCGGCGCACCACTCAACAAAGCCATGTGTCTTTGGGACCAAGATGACGCGGTGTTCGACGACGAAAATCGCGACATCCTGGCAACCCAATTCTTCATCAACAATTCCGTTCTGGTGGCGCCGATCCTGACACATAGCCTTGCCGGACGGGCCGGCGCCTATGAAGCATCGACCGACGTCTATTTCCCTCGCGGCATGGATGGCGATGAGATCAACTGGCTCCGCTACGATGTCTTGGCGGACAAGGTCGATCTGGTTGCGCCGGTCACCGGTGGACTGCGTCAGACGATATCCGCGAAGATCGACTCACTGCCGCTCTTCGTACGTGAAGGCGCAATCATTCCCGAGCGCCATGCGGCCACGGATCTCGACGCACCGTTCAAGAATATCCAAACGCTCGACAAATTCGAGCAGCCGCTAGTGCTGTCACTGTACCCCGCAATCTCGGAAAAATGCAGCTACACCTATCAGCTCTACTGGGACGATGGCGGCATATCCCGCGCTGCGGAAACCGAAGGGCAATTTTCGGTGATTGATGTGCATCACAAAGCAAGTCAGTCGGCACGCGTCGTGACGCTCATGCCAGCACGCTACAACTTCCCGCTGCATCGCTACATCTATCTCCGCCTGCGAATGGCTGAACCCTCGGCTGGCCTCATTTCCGCTCCCTCGGGAGAAGTTGGTGAGGCCTTTTCTTCCCGTGATGCGCTCTTTGCATATGACGGCGAGGGCTACTTCGCCGAACAGGCAACGGACAGTCTCTGGATCAAGATTTCCACTGCCGATCTTGCCGCCAATGAGGCTTTAGAAATCCGTGTAAACACCTGA
- a CDS encoding VCBS repeat-containing protein, whose translation MLKQPRFPTVTPPTFEAQTITEKLRSGYWVEVADVDTDGRPDLVCFGMSMDEIYWYENSDNGMHWTCHPMVKGINMPVGMDSMDLTGNGSPDFVVCYDLYGASGTFKEPASEGGRIDWLENPGLSGTPETLWKRHYVGQSPATHRVRVGHFTRRDKIQILGFPIVSQSGMHSLLDITLYTQPDDITSDEPWSSEVVCNNKFRFIHGVEKYSGFCPESGLDANLICSDEGISIFYFNESRKSWIIEKIGHGEQDQFEKTGFRGSGDAAIGAEDGNVAYVAAIEPFHGNCVAVYVLDKETGTWKRHFLDIYSEPNELGESPGHSVVCADFDGDGVDEFLIGLRGPDPWQGVVYYKPLDLQAGLFAKWKISNESVARIAVGQFSNSGRPDFVTIGYSIKNYFEAANPKVIVYHNQISGPSMQQSGSAMAE comes from the coding sequence ATGCTGAAACAACCAAGGTTCCCTACAGTTACGCCTCCAACCTTTGAGGCGCAGACGATCACTGAAAAGCTCCGAAGCGGATACTGGGTTGAGGTGGCCGATGTCGACACGGACGGACGCCCCGATCTGGTCTGTTTCGGAATGTCCATGGACGAAATATATTGGTACGAAAACAGCGACAACGGGATGCACTGGACCTGTCATCCCATGGTCAAGGGTATCAACATGCCGGTCGGCATGGATAGCATGGATCTCACGGGCAACGGCTCTCCCGATTTTGTCGTTTGCTATGATCTGTACGGCGCAAGCGGAACGTTCAAGGAGCCTGCTTCTGAAGGCGGACGCATTGACTGGTTGGAAAACCCAGGCCTCTCGGGTACGCCGGAAACGCTATGGAAGCGCCATTACGTGGGGCAATCCCCTGCAACTCATCGTGTACGTGTGGGTCATTTCACTCGGCGCGACAAAATCCAAATACTGGGTTTCCCGATCGTTTCGCAGTCAGGCATGCATAGCCTACTTGATATCACGCTGTATACACAGCCAGACGACATCACCAGTGATGAGCCGTGGAGTTCCGAAGTTGTGTGCAACAACAAATTTCGCTTCATTCACGGTGTGGAGAAATATTCTGGTTTCTGCCCGGAATCCGGTTTGGACGCGAACCTCATATGTTCTGACGAAGGGATATCGATCTTCTACTTCAACGAGAGTAGGAAAAGCTGGATAATCGAAAAGATCGGGCATGGAGAACAAGATCAATTTGAAAAGACCGGCTTTCGTGGCAGCGGCGACGCAGCGATAGGAGCCGAAGACGGGAACGTTGCCTACGTCGCTGCAATTGAGCCTTTCCATGGGAATTGCGTTGCGGTCTACGTGCTGGACAAAGAAACAGGGACTTGGAAGCGCCACTTTCTGGACATCTACAGCGAACCCAATGAGTTGGGTGAAAGCCCCGGCCACTCGGTCGTTTGCGCGGACTTCGATGGCGATGGGGTCGATGAATTTCTGATCGGTCTCAGAGGTCCCGATCCTTGGCAGGGCGTAGTTTACTACAAGCCGCTAGATCTTCAGGCTGGACTGTTTGCTAAATGGAAGATCAGCAATGAATCGGTTGCCCGTATTGCAGTGGGTCAGTTTTCCAACTCCGGCAGGCCCGACTTCGTAACGATCGGCTACTCGATCAAGAACTATTTCGAAGCCGCAAATCCAAAGGTGATCGTGTATCATAATCAGATCAGTGGACCGTCGATGCAACAAAGCGGCTCCGCCATGGCGGAGTGA